One region of Sphingomonas abietis genomic DNA includes:
- the nth gene encoding endonuclease III produces MKKADIFEFYRRLAEHDPAPETELQWTNPYTLLVAVALSAQATDIGVNKATRRLFAEVDTPAAMLALGEAGLKAHIKTIGLFNTKARNVIAAAQMLVDRHGGVVPEDRAALEALPGVGRKTANVVLNVAFGHETIAVDTHIFRVANRTGLAPGKDVRTVEDKLEKVTPQPFRSHAHHWLILHGRYICKARKPECWRCPVADLCRFRPQTPPPAAAKV; encoded by the coding sequence GTGAAGAAGGCCGACATCTTCGAATTCTACCGCCGCCTCGCCGAGCATGATCCGGCGCCGGAGACGGAGCTGCAATGGACCAACCCCTATACGCTGCTGGTCGCGGTGGCGCTGTCGGCGCAGGCGACCGATATCGGCGTCAACAAGGCCACCAGGCGGTTGTTCGCGGAGGTGGATACGCCGGCCGCGATGCTCGCACTCGGCGAAGCGGGCCTGAAGGCGCATATCAAGACGATCGGCCTGTTCAACACCAAGGCCAGGAACGTCATCGCCGCCGCACAGATGCTGGTCGATCGCCATGGCGGGGTGGTGCCCGAGGATCGCGCCGCGCTGGAGGCATTGCCCGGCGTCGGCCGCAAGACCGCCAATGTCGTGCTCAACGTCGCGTTCGGGCATGAGACGATCGCGGTCGACACCCATATCTTCCGCGTCGCCAACCGCACCGGCCTCGCCCCCGGCAAGGATGTCCGCACCGTGGAGGACAAGCTCGAGAAGGTGACGCCCCAGCCCTTCCGCTCGCACGCCCACCACTGGCTGATCCTGCACGGCCGCTACATCTGCAAGGCGCGAAAACCGGAATGCTGGCGCTGCCCGGTCGCCGACCTGTGCCGCTTCCGACCCCAGACGCCCCCGCCGGCGGCCGCGAAGGTATAG